In the Choloepus didactylus isolate mChoDid1 chromosome 5, mChoDid1.pri, whole genome shotgun sequence genome, one interval contains:
- the LOC119534897 gene encoding SERTA domain-containing protein 2-like — translation MLGKGGKRKFDEYEDGLEGKIVSPSDGPSKVSYTLQRQTIFNISLMKLYNHRPLTEPSLQKTVLINNMLRRIQEELKQEGSLRPGLAPSPPPADPLSHSYREAAPALPCDLDPGSTTPLESCLTPASLLEADDHDTFCTSQAVPPAAPTKPSPPALPLEKDSFSSALDEIEELCPTSTSTEAAAAAADSSKGTPSEPSVLRPDGLPEGRPEDPKLLDSLPGNFEITTSTGFLTDLTLDDILFADIDTSMYDFDPCTSASGTASKMAPVSADDLLKTLAPYSSQPVTPSQPFKMDLTELDHIMEVLVGS, via the coding sequence ATGTTGGGTAAAGGAGGAAAGCGGAAGTTTGATGAGTATGAAGATGGGCTGGAAGGCAAAATCGTGTCTCCCTCTGACGGTCCATCTAAGGTGTCCTACACCTTACAGCGCCAGACTATCTTCAAcatttcccttatgaagctctaTAACCACAGGCCCCTGACCGAGCCCAGCCTGCAGAAGACCGTTTTAATTAACAACATGTTGAGGCGGATCCAGGAGGAACTCAAACAGGAAGGCAGCCTGAGGCCGGGGCTGGCGCCCTCCCCGCCGCCCGCCGACCCCCTGAGCCACAGCTACCGGGAGGCGGCGCCCGCCCTGCCCTGCGACCTCGACCCCGGAAGCACTACGCCCCTGGAGTCCTGTCTCACCCCGGCCTCCCTGCTCGAGGCCGACGACCACGACACTTTTTGCACTTCGCAGGCCGTGCCGCCCGCGGCCCCTACCAAACCCTCGCCTCCAGCCCTCCCACTGGAAAAGGACAGTTTCTCCTCCGCCTTGGACGAGATCGAGGAGCTCTGTCCCACATCTACCTCCACAGAGGCCGCGGCGGCAGCAGCTGACAGCTCGAAAGGGACCCCCAGTGAGCCCAGCGTCCTGAGACCCGACGGGCTCCCCGAGGGCCGCCCGGAGGACCCGAAGCTCCTGGACTCCCTGCCTGGGAATTTTGAAATAACAACGTCCACGGGTTTCCTGACAGACTTGACTCTGGACGACATCCTGTTTGCTGACATTGACACATCGATGTATGACTTTGACCCCTGCACGTCCGCGTCAGGGACAGCCTCAAAAATGGCCCCGGTGTCTGCTGACGACCTCCTCAAGACCCTGGCCCCGTACAGCAGTCAGCCCGTCACCCCGAGCCAGCCTTTCAAGATGGACCTCACGGAGCTGGACCACATCATGGAGGTGCTCGTCGGGTCCTAA